From the genome of Candidatus Saccharimonadales bacterium:
AATGGTTTGTTGTGTGAGAGGCTGCTGTTTCGCGTCGGCTGCATTATACGAGTTATAGAATAAATCCAACAGTTCAAGGCTATTCAGCAGACGGGTCTTAATCCCTACATTTCCGAGCCCCTTTTCTGCGATAGCAAGTCTGTTGGCTAATTGCTCGCGAGCAACTTCGATATTTTCCTTACTTTTAGTCTGATATGGAATGATGATGTAAAACTGTCTAGACAGAATTTTATTTGTCTTCACGAGGGACTTTACATATTTCGTGTAGCCATCGATTTGATTCTTATATACATCGACTTTCTCTTTATCTTTTTTGTCTTCAAAACTTTGGAGATAATCATCAAGGTCAAGTGCACGAACTTTCTGGACGATCTGAATTGGAAATGAAAGCGAATTAAGAAAAGCTTTGTAGATATCTACTACCGCATCTTGCTCATCTTCACTCATCAAATGAAAGTTAATGGATGAGGTTTCTATAATAATTCGGTATTCATTATTCGGGAGGATTAAGACACTGTCTTCAACACCTTTTATGGCTATTTGATGACGCGATGAACCCTTCTTATTTAACTTCGGTAATGTGAACATTGAGCTCTCCTTTCTTTCCAATCTCAAATTTCATTCCAGCCCTCGTATCAGTTGCAAATTGTTCCAATCGAACGAACTCTTTAGGTGAAATATTGCTTGTGGTGATAATTTGCTTTTTAGTTGACTGAACCTCTACGACCGTCTCTGAAATTACTTCTGTTGTATCTGTGTCACGTAAATAAGTTGAGTTCTTGTCATAGACATAGTAGAGCGGACGAGCACTGTAGATGACAAATAATTTAAGCCACTGAGCAACGATTCGATCTTTAATACGGATTGCCAGTGAGCCACAAATAATGAATAGGCTGATGACAATAACTATTTTGTATGTAACAAACTGTCCTGATGGTGGAAAAACGAGAGCAATAATAAATCCAATAAGGATAGGAATACCGAGAAGCATCGCCTGTTGAACAGAAACATTTCCGGCAATTTTATCTTCAACCGTAGTGATTTGAGCAGGAACAATAGATATTCTCATTATTTTTTACCTTTCGATTTTCTAATAGGTTTTTCGGTCATATTAACATTCGGTTTTGTAGCCCCGCCCGATACGATAACTTCACGTTGAGAGGCTTTCTTATCCGTTAAAGCGGCGGCGGCTTTTCGTGGAGATACTTGACGCGTCTCACCCGTAGCTAACGCAGTACTCGCAGACATAGTAGGCCGAGCACTAGAAACGGCTGGGCTACTCGTTCGGGTTGCTGACACACCTGGCTTTACGGCATCTGCCTTTTTAACAGAGCTTGCAACATGGCTTACGCCTCGTACAAATGTATTGCCAAGTTTTCGCATTCCTTGACCGCCAGCACTCATCATAGTTAGCTGATTCATTGTTCGGTTTGTAGAGAGTAGGACAGAAAGCGTAGCAATGACGAGTAATGACGTCATCATGGGATCACCCTCTCCCTTCATTAAGCCAGAGAAGAGAGAGACCGCGAGCATGAGGACGACTACTTGTACGAACAATACGAATATTGTTGTTATGTACATTTTTGCCGCAGACACCGCGAAATCTCTAAAACTTGGAAGTAGCCAGAGCAGCGCTATGAGTGGCGATAGCACGGCACCAATATAGAGAATAATGATACGTTTAAGGTAATAGATAAGGAGCATTATTGCAAAGATAATAGCAACGACTATTAATAGAAGAACGCCAATGTTAGTGCTGGCTAGTGCCGCAGTTGCAATAAGACCACCTAACGCTGCCCATATGATATCGTTGGACATTCCAATTAACAAAGCTTGAATCATTGCATTTGAAACAGTGATGATGGCATCAATCGCAAATATTGAGACATTTGCGATTATAAAGACAAGAACGATCTGAGGGATGATTGAGCGAATATCGACGTCTTCAAATCCCACTACCGACGAACTCATTATTCTAAATCCGATAAGCCCAATAACGAGCAAAAACAAGACATCTGCAATAGCTACTATCACCACCCATAAATTAAAGACGGCTCCATTTTGCGCCATAAGAGGGGTAGCTGTCGTAAACTGCTTCAGAGCACCTACAATCGGCTTGCCAATTGACTGAACAATGCCGCTCATAAACCCAGCAATACTTTGATTCATTACCTCACACAATGGACAGTTACTTTTTACTTCCTGGACTTGAGTTTGCACAATTGGTGTAGGCTGTGAGGTCTTCTCGTTATAGGCACCCTGCATAATCGCTACGAGTGCCCCTGCACCTAAAACAACTACGAAACCAATGAATGCATTTCGTAATGTTTTCTTTGCTCGTTCAAGCTTTTCGGGATTACCCGCACTTGTCATGTAATAATAGCCGCCAAATACGACGAACAAAATACACAAAACAGCTGCTACGGTAATCATAGTAGAGAATAGAGGTGAAATACTTGATTTCAACGCTTCAGATGCGGCCTGTGCGTCCGCGAAAAATAGCAGAGATGTCGTCACTTTTTAGCTTCCGAATGAAGATTTTGCTATACCCGCAACGAAGTCAACAATAACATACGCTGCTAGAACTATTACAAGACCGACTCCTGAATACAGAAGAGTCTTCTTCGCTTTATCTAGTTTCTCTGGATGGCCAGAGCTTGTAATGTAGTGGAAGCCACCAATTACCATAAAAACAACCGCTACCGCACCGGCAAGACCGACAAGTGTCTTAACAATATTTTTAATAAAGTTTTCTGTTTGCGTTGCACCGTCTATGGCCAATACTGCATCCGCATTAAATAGCGCCGCTACGATACCAATAACCCCAACAATTAGGATGAAGTTCCTAATATTCTTCATTTCTTATACTCTCCCTTTAAATAAATCTATTATATATATCGTAACAGATTATACGTTAAAGGAAATATATATTTTAATATGGTTATGCTAATTGGCCGATAGCTTACTAGTAGTAATCGGGACAGTTTTTAGTGATATAGTCACTAACGCGCACCTGCGAACCGCTGATTCCAAGTTCTGTCGAAGTCGCTTTTGAGGGATCATTTATAATCGTCTCATAGCCCTTAATGATTAGAGATGTGTCTGAATGTATTTCGCTCGGCGCTACATCATCCATTTTTTTCACCGAACTTAAAAGCTGCTCCATACCAGTATCAGGATCAAAACTACCTTTCTGTTCTTTCGCCACACGACAGAAACTAGCTACTGATCGTTCGGGTTTAGTGAGAAAGAAGATACTGACAATTGCAATTAAAACTAACACCCCGGCACCTGCAATAAGCATCAATTTTTTCTTGTCTGATAAAAGTGACGAATTCTTATGAGTATTTTGTTTGTTCTCCATATTAGCTCCCGAGTATGATTCTATTAATGTTTCGTTTCGTGTAGTTTCAGATAGTAGGCCAGTGGATCGTCAACTTTATGGCCTAGACCTACCCAATTCGGAAATACTTCACGTTGAATAAGACTGTCGTTGAGTATGGTTCGTACCTTTCCTTCGATCGTTACTTCACGATCTATAAGTCCTCGTAAATATGTGCGTGTAGGATATTTCTTGAAGTAGTCGATATCTTCTATCAACTTAAGTAATTTAAAATAAACTTCAACTATCATCATTCTATAAATATCTTATCAGTTTGGTTTGTATAAAGACAAAGATGAAATAAAAAGACACTATTAGTGTCATCTCGGCGGTAGAGCGAGGAAAGTATTTCCATAACTACGATTGTCCACCACAACAACTCCCGTTCGGTAAGATCCTCACTCGTACCTAGGGTGATAATAGCATAAGTATCATGAAGTTTGTAGCTATAAGTGTCTCAAAATTGACCAATGCTCATTTTCCTTATATTCTACATGCAAGAAAGAAGGGTGATAAAAACCCCTACCAATATGAAGACACCCATCTACGACCCGAAGCCTGCCGAAAAGCTTATCGACAAACACCAAGCACTATCTTATCCCTATGAGTGCACTTTTGGTGGTGCAGATCTCATCATTACCGAAGGCGTCTTTTGCCCCACACTGACTAATGCCTCTCCGCTATTACTAAAAGCAATCGATTTCAAGTCGGACGAACGAGTGCTTGATGTGTTTGCCGGAAGCGGGGTCTTTGGTATTATCGCGGCCTTGCACGGTGCAGATGTAGTAACAGTGGATATAGCGGCCGAAGCTGTCGCTTGCACTACTGTCAATGCATCCCTTAATGGCGTGAGTGACAAGGTCGATGCTCGTTTGGGTACGATGCAAGATTGCATTGACGGAAATGAGACGTTTGATCTCATTATCGCAAATCCACCGCTTTTACCAGGTGAACCTTCGGATGCACTCTCGGCAGCACTTTTCGATCCGGGCTTGCAGGCCACGATTGATTTTATAAGGTCGCTTCCTGCCCACCTTGCTAAAAACGGGCGTTGCTATTTGACTATCTCGGATGTGTTAAGTCGTTACGGGTATGATATCGAAAGTCTTTGTACTAAAATTGATATGACAGCCTCTCCCACCGTTGAGACAGATCTAGGCTATGAGAGTTATGTGGTGTATAAAATAACTCACCGTTAATCTTTTAACTCAACTTGAACAGTCTCGACAATAGTATCTCCAATATTCTTAACCTCATGGGAACTTTCGACAGACGACGTGACTTGACCTTCCGACAAGTCAATATCTACAGAACTACCATCAGGCTTTGTGAAGCCGAGCTTACCCGCAGACAATACATAGTTAATATTTCGGGGATGCCAGTGCATTTTAGCCTCATCTCCGGGCTTCACAGATACTTTCAGCACGCGTAGCTTGTCATCTTCAAATAAAATAGCGTGCAGATGAGGTGCAATATTTACTGCATCATCCGGGTGTTCGTCTTGTATATTCATATACAAAGTATAGCGTAATGAAGATGTCCGCTCAATGGCATGAACTAACGATTACTCAATTAAATAATCCGTGTAACCCAAGTTAATTAGTGGTTAATGTAAACATTAGGGTCCACACCCATTTCCTTAGATCGGTAATCTTCAATCGTACCATTTTCAGTAGCATTAATGACTTCATCGACAACTTGCTTGCGCTCTTCATCTAAGCGATGTAGGAATTGCTCGCTCACAGGTGCCTGCTCGTCGTTGCGTAGACCCCATGCCATCATTTCGGCAAGTACAGGCAGTAGCTCATGTCCTTTGTCGGTAATATGGTATACATTTTGATTCTTGAGTACTTTATCTTGTTCCTTGGTGATGAGTCCGGCGTTTTCTAAACGATTCAGCCGGTCCGCAAGTATGTTGGGGGCTATTTTTTCTCGTACTGCAAAATCACTAAAGCGGGTGACATTGTAGAACAATAGGTCACGTAAAATAAGCAGCGTCCATTTATCACCAAATAAATCTAGCCCGAAAGCAATCGGGCATTCAGAACGGCGAAGAGTAAGTTTGGTTGACTTTGACATTACATAGTTTATTATAACAATCTTGCTTGCAAAATAATAGTAAGATATTTATACTTATGCCAAGACAGAATAATTAAAAAAGGAGTACGTCATGGAATTAACGATTAACTGGTTGGCGGTTGCAGCCGCAACAATTATTAGCATAGCCACTGCTTATGTATGGTATAGCCCAAAAGGATTTAATGATCCTTGGACTAAGATCACAAAGGTTACAAAGGGGGGAACTACTCCATTTGTACTCCTTTTTGTGACAAATTTCATTACGGCACTTGCTCTTACTGCGAGCATCTCTATTGCGGCGGCTTACTTCAAGAATGATTCAGTCTGGCTTGCTCTAGGAGTTGGTGTTGTATTGTGGCTATCATTTGCAGCCGCAACGTTACTGCAACATAATGCTTTTGAGCACAAGCCATACAAGCTCACACTGATCAATACTGGATATGAATTCACCATATTTATTGGAATGGCGCTGGCTATTGGATTAATAGGTAGCTAAGAAACGCCTGGATCATAATAAAGATTTCCAAAGAACTCGCTCGGAAAACTACACTTGGTGCTACGTATGAAATTAGAACTAAATTGTTTTCTCGACACTAGTCCGTAGAATCTAAAGTCTGGTTGAGGTTTGTTCTTTTGTTTTCATCTCTATTATTTTAAGCACTGTAGAGTTTACAGATACTTTGATTAGTTTTTCAACTCAACCTGAATTGTTTTAACAGTAATATCGCCGGTATTTTTAACACCGTGTGAACTTTCGACAGATGATTAGAACAGAGATGGCGGTGGCTTTTACCTCATTTGCAAACAAGGCGAAGCACATGTTCCGCCAAAGTCACGAGATTTGCTTGGAAAGTTAGCTACGGCGCTACGTATAGAGCGTAAATAGCATATGCCTAGCCATGATATAATTAAACCTAATGTTTAAGAAATACGCAGCTATTGTCGGGGTACTTCTAATAGGGTCTACTTTTAGTTTTTCTCACATATACACGCCCCTAGCTACGCAACAATCCATACATCATTCATCCTCTGAACAACATCCAAAAGGCATAGACTGCAAGACAAGTTGTCAGGGTGTTTTAAAAGATAAGAAAAATAAACTTAGTCATATAGATCAGAATGATGATAAATTTCCTGATTTTGCCTGGCCGTCAGGTATCACTCTCGCGACGATCGGAGTAGGGATTCTTAACCCTGATACACTCCTTCAGCAAAGCAGCTGGAAACCGCCAGATATTATCCTTCTGAGTGGTCAATATTCTACGAGTCTATAACTCACCATCTTTTAAGTAATTAACATTTATTAAAAGGGGTCTTTAGGTGAAACGTAAATATATTATTGGAATTATTCTGGCCATTCTTGTTATCGGTATTGGTGCTTGGTATGTCATTACAGATATTCAATCATCACAGAA
Proteins encoded in this window:
- a CDS encoding pilin — encoded protein: MTTSLLFFADAQAASEALKSSISPLFSTMITVAAVLCILFVVFGGYYYMTSAGNPEKLERAKKTLRNAFIGFVVVLGAGALVAIMQGAYNEKTSQPTPIVQTQVQEVKSNCPLCEVMNQSIAGFMSGIVQSIGKPIVGALKQFTTATPLMAQNGAVFNLWVVIVAIADVLFLLVIGLIGFRIMSSSVVGFEDVDIRSIIPQIVLVFIIANVSIFAIDAIITVSNAMIQALLIGMSNDIIWAALGGLIATAALASTNIGVLLLIVVAIIFAIMLLIYYLKRIIILYIGAVLSPLIALLWLLPSFRDFAVSAAKMYITTIFVLFVQVVVLMLAVSLFSGLMKGEGDPMMTSLLVIATLSVLLSTNRTMNQLTMMSAGGQGMRKLGNTFVRGVSHVASSVKKADAVKPGVSATRTSSPAVSSARPTMSASTALATGETRQVSPRKAAAALTDKKASQREVIVSGGATKPNVNMTEKPIRKSKGKK
- a CDS encoding pilin, with protein sequence MKNIRNFILIVGVIGIVAALFNADAVLAIDGATQTENFIKNIVKTLVGLAGAVAVVFMVIGGFHYITSSGHPEKLDKAKKTLLYSGVGLVIVLAAYVIVDFVAGIAKSSFGS
- a CDS encoding methyltransferase, which gives rise to MKTPIYDPKPAEKLIDKHQALSYPYECTFGGADLIITEGVFCPTLTNASPLLLKAIDFKSDERVLDVFAGSGVFGIIAALHGADVVTVDIAAEAVACTTVNASLNGVSDKVDARLGTMQDCIDGNETFDLIIANPPLLPGEPSDALSAALFDPGLQATIDFIRSLPAHLAKNGRCYLTISDVLSRYGYDIESLCTKIDMTASPTVETDLGYESYVVYKITHR
- a CDS encoding helix-turn-helix domain-containing protein, which translates into the protein MSKSTKLTLRRSECPIAFGLDLFGDKWTLLILRDLLFYNVTRFSDFAVREKIAPNILADRLNRLENAGLITKEQDKVLKNQNVYHITDKGHELLPVLAEMMAWGLRNDEQAPVSEQFLHRLDEERKQVVDEVINATENGTIEDYRSKEMGVDPNVYINH
- a CDS encoding DUF1761 domain-containing protein, giving the protein MELTINWLAVAAATIISIATAYVWYSPKGFNDPWTKITKVTKGGTTPFVLLFVTNFITALALTASISIAAAYFKNDSVWLALGVGVVLWLSFAAATLLQHNAFEHKPYKLTLINTGYEFTIFIGMALAIGLIGS